A genomic window from Streptomyces broussonetiae includes:
- a CDS encoding PD40 domain-containing protein has translation MAYANTAGIIYSPGAGSSAPSFSPDGRTLAFVEDGDQGEAFGPEDSRGRVALWDVTDPHAPVPQGGMAYQDSISISGTVAFSPTGHFLVTTVSESVDVWSGDPEDDEHQLCTAVGDAIDPKEWQKYVPHERYTPPCEQPNVPDVIHPVPTGAP, from the coding sequence ATGGCGTACGCGAACACCGCCGGCATCATCTACTCGCCCGGAGCCGGTTCATCCGCCCCGTCGTTCAGCCCCGACGGACGTACCCTCGCCTTCGTGGAGGACGGTGACCAGGGCGAGGCCTTCGGTCCGGAGGACAGCCGCGGGCGTGTGGCGCTGTGGGACGTCACCGATCCCCACGCTCCCGTCCCCCAGGGGGGAATGGCATACCAGGACTCGATCAGCATCTCGGGAACCGTCGCCTTCAGCCCCACCGGGCACTTCCTGGTCACCACGGTCTCCGAGTCGGTGGACGTGTGGAGCGGCGATCCCGAGGACGACGAGCACCAACTGTGCACCGCCGTCGGCGATGCGATCGACCCGAAGGAGTGGCAGAAATATGTGCCCCACGAGAGGTACACCCCGCCCTGTGAACAGCCCAACGTTCCGGACGTGATCCATCCGGTGCCCACCGGCGCGCCGTGA
- a CDS encoding ABC transporter ATP-binding protein, with product MTALLEVCELRKTYGPVTAVDGVSFTLPHGGALGLVGESGSGKTTTARMLVGLERPDAGTIHVLGQPLAPSVRDRAARLARAKAVQIVFQDPYLSLDARLSIGATVEGVLRLHGHHDRAARAARVRALLAQVGLGGREAAALPRQLSGGQRQRAAIARALAVEPAVLVLDEAVSALDVSVQAQVLNLLADIRRDSGIGLVFVSHDLAVVRYVCDEALVLFRGRPVEHRPMTELLTDPQHPYTRLLLGSVPHPGWNPDDIAQRRRTLSASSASARA from the coding sequence ATGACCGCCCTCCTCGAAGTCTGCGAACTCCGAAAGACCTACGGTCCCGTCACCGCCGTCGACGGCGTCTCCTTCACCCTGCCGCACGGCGGCGCGCTCGGATTGGTGGGAGAGTCCGGGTCCGGCAAGACCACCACCGCCCGAATGCTGGTCGGGCTGGAACGCCCGGACGCCGGCACCATCCACGTCCTCGGCCAGCCGCTCGCCCCCTCGGTCCGCGACCGGGCAGCACGGCTGGCCCGCGCCAAGGCCGTCCAGATCGTCTTCCAGGACCCGTATCTCTCCCTGGACGCCCGCCTCAGTATCGGCGCGACCGTCGAGGGCGTCCTGCGGCTGCACGGCCACCACGACCGGGCGGCTCGCGCGGCCCGGGTCCGCGCCCTGCTCGCCCAGGTCGGCCTCGGCGGCCGGGAGGCCGCAGCCCTGCCCCGCCAGCTCTCCGGTGGTCAGCGCCAACGCGCCGCGATCGCCCGAGCGCTGGCCGTGGAGCCGGCCGTCCTGGTCCTCGACGAGGCGGTCTCCGCCCTCGATGTCTCCGTCCAGGCGCAGGTGCTCAACCTGCTCGCCGACATCCGCCGCGACTCCGGCATCGGCCTGGTCTTCGTCAGCCACGACCTGGCCGTGGTCCGCTACGTCTGCGACGAAGCGCTCGTCCTGTTCCGCGGGCGCCCCGTCGAACACCGCCCCATGACCGAACTGCTCACCGATCCCCAGCACCCCTACACCCGCCTGCTCCTCGGCTCCGTCCCCCACCCCGGCTGGAACCCGGACGACATCGCCCAACGCCGCCGCACCCTCAGCGCGTCCAGCGCGTCGGCTCGAGCGTAG